The Phocoena sinus isolate mPhoSin1 chromosome 8, mPhoSin1.pri, whole genome shotgun sequence nucleotide sequence CTTCACAACGCACCTGGTCCTGACAGGTGTCCAGAGGTTCCCTGCTGATGGCAAGAGCAGAGAAGAGTGACGCAGGGACCTATATGTGCGTGGCCACCAACAGCGCAGGACGACGGGAGAGCCGGGCAGCCAGGGTGTCTGTCCAAGGTAAGGGGAGGGCGGTCAGGGCCAAGGTCGGGGGCTCCAGTTAGGGTGGTGTGGTCTGGTTTTGGCTGAGGTTAGGGGATGTGGGAGCGGAACCTGGGATCAGGGTCAGAGCGGCGGGGACCCCACTTAGGGGTGGTTCCCCCATCCTAGAATAGAAATCGGAGTGCTCTCAACCTGGGCGAGTTCTGGCTCCTCTGTGGCCGAGGGATGTTCCACCCAATTCCTCCGTTCTGGCCTatgggccccaccccagccctgtgcTCCCCACAGAGCCCCAGGACCACAAGGAGCCCCTGGAGCTTCTGGCTGTGCGCATTCAGCTGGAAAACGTGACCCTGCTGAACCCAGACCCTGCGAAGGGCACCAAGCTTGGTCCTGCTGTGTGGCTCAGCTGGAAGGTGAGGCCCAGGACCTGGGCTGGAGCCCATCACAGCTCCAGAAAGGGCTGCTCACGAGAGCCCTgagccctcctctccctctgggCTCTTTCCCAGGTGAGCGGCCCTGCTGCACCTGCTCAGTCCTACACGGCCCTGTTCAGGACCCCGGCTGCCCCCGGAGGCCAGGGAGCCCCGTGGGCAGAGGCCCTGCTGGCTGGCTGGCAGAGCGCAGAGCTCGAGGGCCTCCAGTGGGGCCAGGACTACGAGTTCAAAGTGAGACCATCCTCCGGGCGGGCTCAAGGCCCCGACAGCAACgtgctgctcctgagactgccCGAGCAAGGTCGGGGACAGATGCCCCCCCCAGACCCAACAATGTACCCCCAGCCCCTTTTTGTCCCACTCTAGCCGGGCGGATGGTGGGTCCCACCCCtgggctccctcctgccctggcccAGCAAGCAGAGCTGAGAAAGGCTCTTAGTCTCATCAGTGTGGCTCTGACCCTGTGTCCCATTCCAGCTCCTTTCCCTAGAGCCTTCTGCCTCAGCATCCCTTacagcctctctccctcccccctccccagtgcCCAGTGCCCCTCCCCAGGAGGTGACCCTAAAACCTGGCAACGGCAGTGTCCTCGTGAGCTGGGTCCCACCACCTGCTGAAAACCACAATGGCATCATCCGTGGCTACCAGGTATCCTCCACAAACTGACACACCCCTTCCTAGTGGTGCCAGGAGATCCCTCTTCCCTGGCGTCCTGTAGACACTTGCTCTGGGCACTAAGAAATGGTACTTGGGCAGAGAAGCAAGGGAAACTTACTGTTGTTGGGCAAGGACCCTACTGTCTGCCAGACACTGCCGAGCACTTACTTAGAATCTCATTTCATCCCATAGTCCGCCCTGGGTTATTGTCCCCAGTTTACGGACATAGAAAGTGAGGCTAAGGTCACAGGTGCGGGAAACAGAACAGGAATCAAACCAGGCCGTGTCTGACTCTCAGCTTCTAAGGCAATGGTGTCAGAGGGTGGTTCCTGGACCAGCAacgtcagcatcacctgagaacttgttagaatgCAAATGCTTAGGTCCTTTGCCAGGCCTTGTGAATCAGAAAGTCGGGGATGGACCCAGCAATCTGGATTTTAACAAATCCTCCAGGTGATCCTGAAGCACACTGACGTTTGTGAACCACGGGTCTAACGCCTATTTCGGCAGATTACTTTTGTCCCTCCTCTGTCGGTCTAGAGAGAAGTGTCTCCCACTCTGTGGGGGGCGGAGGAAATAGGACGTGTGGGTGCATGCGAGGGGGCGTCCCCAGGTGAACAGCAGGACAGGGTGGCCACACGCCCGGAGTCTGATCCGCAAGAGGAAGGGCTGAGCTGCTGGGATGGTGCCAGGGGGCGAGCTCCCCTCTGTTTGCGCCTCAGGTCTGGAGCCTGGGCAACACCTCGTTGCCCCCGGCCAACTGGACAGTGGCGGGCGAGCAGACCCGGCTGGAGATCGCCACCCGCGTGCCAGGTTCCTACTGCGTACAAGTGGCCGCAGtcactggggctggggctgggcagcCCAGCAGCCCTGTCTGCCTCTTTTTAGGTGAGGACAGTGCCCACCGGCCCCACCCCGACCCATTCAGGCCCCATCTCCGCCTTCCTCTCTCCCCGCTCTCGCTTCCGGCTCCTCCCCCTCGTCTGCCCCACCCTCCTGCCTCGGCCGCCCCCTCCCTCTGAGCTCTAATTCCCATACAGAGCAGGCCGTGGAGCAAGCTGCCCAGGAGCCCAGTGCGCACGGCCCGTGGACCCTGGAGCAGCTGAGGGCGGCCTTGAGGCGGCCAGAGGTCATTGCCAGCGGGGGTGTTGTGCTCTGGTTGCTGCTACTGGGCACCGCCGTGTGCATCCACCGCCGGCGCCGAGCTGGGGTGCACCTGGGCCCAGGTGAGAAGGTGAAGTGGACTCCCAGGTGATCAGGCCATCCCTGGGTCCAGCCAGAACGCTACAGGGGTTTAGACCGCTAGCCAGGTGCTGGAGACTCTGGGCTgacccttcctcctgccctctcccaggTCTGTACAGACATACCAGTGAGGACGCCATCCTAAAACACAGGTGAGAGACGAAAGGGCCTGAGGCGAGGGCGGGGCCGAGGGGCCGAGGGACAGTGGAGCTGGGATGGAGAACTGGCCGGAGTACTAGTCTCCCCTTACCGCCAGGCAATTTGGCATCCTAGTACCTGAATTTCCCTTGAACTTCAAGTGAgaattcatttctctttcattagtGTTCCTATCACACCACTTGACAAGGTGAGTAAACTGAAGACTCATGACTCAAGTGACTGCCCAAGGCTGCACAGCTAGTAGCTGCCTTCTGAATTCCTAATCCAGTGCTCTTGTTACCAAGCGCTCATTAATACTGACTGCACTGTCCTGCTGACTCGTGCTGCTAGGTGGAGAATAACTAGCACAGGAGGACCAGTCTGATTTCTAATTTGCTCTGTACGCTCAGCATCTCCCTAGTAGTCCCTTTGGCAACAGGAAATCACCTACCCACGGAGGCATCTTTCCTTCGCAATAATCCACCCACAGTTCCAGCAGAGGGCGCTCTGCCCTTGCGTGATGGATTCTTACTCCTTGTTCTCAGCAGCGGAGCCCGCCTGCAGGTACATCTGCTCCAAGCGCGTTTGGCTGCCAGAGCAAGTCTCCCATTATGAGACAcgacactaaaaaagaaaacatcctttTTTCTCCTACTGGCTGAATTTTACACTGAACAACCATTTCATCTCTGCCCACCTTCTCCTGCTCTTTATCTCATTAGATCTCCTCTGGGAGAGTTCACATTCCAGGTCTGCATCTTTCAACAGgaatttatcaagcacctactatgtgagaCACATCCAGCTCTACCATTTTGCTGTCAGTTTCTCGGCCCAGAGCAAGGTTCTGTGCTGGCTGGTGCTGTGTTCCTGCGTTGTTCTGTGCTCATTGGTCTTTCCCTTCCAGCTACCTCCTGGGCTTAGTCTGCTCTGCCCCGAACTTTCTCTGGCTCCCCTGGGATTTCATCCCTTCTCCTTGAGGGAGATTCCACTCTGATCACTTTGTTGATTCATTCCTTTAGAACAGCTTCCGTCTAGCAGAGACAGCCACGCAAGCACAAATGCAATCCAGAGTTGGGGGTGCAGAAACATGTACAAGTACAaggaaggggctggaggggaaCTATGGGAGGAAGAAGATTTCACATTTACCCTGACAGTTAGAAGGGGAagggcaaagggaacagcaagaaATAGCCTGTTGCGTTCATAGGGAAAGACAAGCCTTTTGGTCTGGCTGGGGCGTACTGTGTGGGATGGGTCAGAGCACAGACTGAGGAGCTGGAAGCCAGACCAACGAGGGCCCTGTTAGCCATGCTAGGCAGCTGGGCTCTATCTTGGtaaatggggagccactgaaggttttagGCAGAAAAGTGCTTTGGTCTGATCCCTGCCGCATGGTGTCCCATTCAAAGGGAACCAGGCTAGAGGTAGAGAAGCCAACATTCAGGTAGCAAACTCCTGCTCTGCTGGCTGAGTCATCTCACGTTTCTTCGTCTCAACTTACAGCATCAGCCTTGTAAGGAAGGCCTTACTGTTGCCatcttacagatggagaaacgGGGGCTTAGAGAGGCTAATAGACTGAGTGGCCCAGGGTTGCACAGCTAAGGCTGCAGCAGATCTGGCTCCAGGTCTGTGTTCTTTCTGTCTCAGCCCGTAGCTATCTCTCTTTGATACCTCCTAGCTCTGGGCAACTTGGACTTCCCCTGATCCCAGGATAAGAAAGCAGCGCTGAGTTTGGGACAGCAGATCAGAGATCTTAAGGAGGCTGTGAGGGGCTGAGAAGCAGTGAGAAGAACACCCCCCACTTCTGCTACCCGCTGAGTTGGAGGTTTGGGCCAATCTtgttctccctccaccccaccctccatcGCCCAGGATGGATCACAGTGACTCCCCGTGGCTGGCAGACACTTGGCGCTCCACCTCTGGCTCTCGGGacctcagcagcagcagcagtctcAGCAGCCGGCTGGGAATGGACCCCCGGGACCCACTAGACAGTCGTCGCTCCTGTGAGCATGTCccgagggggtggggtgggcctgGCAGTGGAGCAGGGGTCCCAGGGCTGGAGCGGGGGCGGGCATGGGTGGGATGCGTTCACCATAATTCCTCCTGTCGTTTTTATTGCAGTGATCTCCTGGGATCCCCGAAGCCCCGGTGTGCCCCTGCTTCCCGACACCAGCACTTTTTATGGCTCCCTCATCAATGAGCTGCCTTCCAGCCCCGCAGCCAGGCCAagtccccaggccccagctgccaGGCGGCTCACACCCCAGCTGGCCAGGCTCTCCAGTCCCTGGGCCAGTTCAGACAGCCTCTGCGGCCGCAGGGGCCTCCCTTCTCCGCGCTTGTCTCTGGCCCCTGCAGAGGCTTGGAAGGCCAAAAAAAAGCAGGGTAAGGATGGGGGAATGGACAGCCTGAATCGGGTGGTAGGGGGGACAGGAGAGAGCATGGGGTGGCCTCGACGCCGGGTATGGGCCGCACCCCACTCGCAGCCTGTCCTGATGGACGCCTATCGCCACGCACCCAGCCCGGAGTGTGCTGGCCTTAGCTTTTCTTTACACCATGATCTTGCTTGGGTTTGGCCACACCAGTAGTGAGCCTTGTTGCTGCAGCCACAGCTcaactcagcaaacatttaataTGCACCACTGTGTGCCAGACGGGGGACCCAGAAACACCAGATACAATCCTTGCTCTCTACGAGCTCAAAGTCTAATGAAAGTGCCTGACCAGCACACAGATAGCTCTAGAACCTGGAGGGGTGTAACCAGTGCTAGCCCAAAGCCTCAGGCACTCATGACCTCCCTACTACGCACTGTGTCCATATGTACTATGTACGTGCACGATATATGGGTCTGCCCAGGTACCCACCTCCAACTGGCTTCCCAGAGAAGGAGTATCTCCTTTCTGTCCAGAGTTTTCTCCTGACTTCCGGCTACCTGCTTTGACTTTCTAGACAGAAGTAATTATAATCTCTGTTTCTTTAGCAACTCCTCTATGGGAGGTGCTTTACTtacatttgttatttcatttaatcctcacaacatatCGGCTAGGTGctatttctctaattttacaAGATTGGGAAAGAGGGTCAGAATTGGGTAACTTGTTCAAAACTCCATGTCCATAAGCTGCAGTTCTCAAATTTGAAGCCAGAATGGTCTGCTTCGGAATCTCTCTGGGAGCGCCCCTGGGCAATTCTGTTCTCTCGCTGACTCTTTTCTCCTGTTTCTGAACATTCATTGTCTGCACTCTCTCTGCTGTCTTCCTGAGCCTCCTGTACTGATTAGTAAGATTTACAAATGTTCAACAGCCAGTTTTGTTAAGTGGATATAATCCAACTTTTATTAAGACAAAGATGGATTCAGAGTAATTAAGAGCTTGTCCAATATCTGGAATTTTATGACTCTAGATACTAGCCAAGCTGGCATCCTTTCCAGCTTTGCCTCAGAGCTATTGCATTAGAAATAATCATCTGTGATAATGAAATACCAGGTTGCAGAAGTCTCATTTAAAAACTAGCTTTTCCGTGGATAGCCACACTGATTTGAATAGAACGTATACCCTGCCTGAGAACATTAATACTACCCCACAAAAGGTGAGCGATTTTCTACACTCAGTTCTTCAGAAGGTTCCAATTCTGAGATGAAGCTTCCTAACCTCACTCAGAGATCTAGGTCCTCACTGCACCCCTTTAATCCTCACCCGGCCCCACCCCACCACTGCCCAGGATGGGCTGAGAACAGTGACTCCCCTGGGCTGGTGGACACTTGGCCTACCTCTGGCTCTTTGCAGTGGCAGCAAGATCTCAGAGGCATGGAGCTCCTCTACTGCTGTCAGCTGGTCCGAAAGACTGCTGATTCCTTGTCTTCTAAAACTGGCAGGCTCTCTCAGTGTCCTctgcttattcttttcttttctttttttttaatctatttatttatttgtggttgcatcgggtcttcgttgctgcgcccgggctttctctagttgcagcaagcgggggttactcttcgttgcggtgtgcgggcttctcattgcggtggcttctcttgtcgcagagcacgggctctaggcgcgcgggcttcagtagttgtggcacgcgggctcagtggttgtgactcacgggctctagagtgcgggctcagtagttgtgactcacgagctctagagcgcaggctcagttgttgtgacgcacaggcttagttgctccgcgacatgttggatcttcccaaaccagggatcgaacccgtgtgccctgaggtggattctcaaccactgtgccaccagggaagtcccctttttctTATTATCTGACCTTAGTtgggttttctcctctgtgactAATAATCTCACAACTGCTGTCTCCCGTGTCTAATCCATTATATCTTATTCTCAGTTCACCTTGCTGATACATATCATCAATACATTGAACAGCCTcattaaataattaattcaaacaaatatttatcgcAATTCAGGTGTGCCCAACAAGATTCCACCTAACCCTGATAACATGTTTACTGTATAGTTTAATTCAAATAATATTGAAACTAAATTCAAGTAATTCCAAGCAAGGTGGAAGGAGGGTTTTTTTGTTACCAGAATCCTTTAGAGGAAATGATAGGAGCAGGGATGAGTATggcctttttccttccctttccacaCAAACCAACATGAACAACAGGTGCCCCCATTTCTGAGCTTAGTCAAGAAGCCAGGCACAGGACAAGACAAAGGTGATGAGAGCAGGGTTGGAGCACCCAAAGGTGGCCTCCAGGACTCCCTGGGTCATATGACAATGAAAGGAAATGAGTAAAAACCAAACCAGCCAAACTACAAAAGGAAACTTTGATGGAGGAAGTCTAGCCATTGTGTGGCTTTTCATCCCAGTGGCTCAGAAGGTCTGGCTACTGTACATGGATTCCTAGGGTCCAGATGGATTCTTGATGAATGCCTTGTCCCTGCTTTGAACCTTCCCCAGATCTTTGAAATCGGACTGACTAGACAGCTCTGTCTTGAGAGTCCTGCCTGGTCTCTGGTCCCCTCTCCTAACTGGGCTTCTGATCACGTGACACTAACCTGAAggctgtttcttttctcctttgcttgaTGTTCTCCTGTTCCTGGTCTTGGGAAAATCCTTTTCCCTTTATTATTCTGCTCCTCTCTGGTTTAAACCATTCTGGTTTTGGCCTGACCAAGTCATTGCACACAGGGGGTCTTCTGTATTGTCACAGTTCACGCAGAGCCCTGTCTCCTAAGTGGCCACATGGGCCTGATGATAGCTGCCATCTTGTACATGATTCTTCTCACCCTGTGTTTAAACCTGCACCTCTGatatcatccatccattcactcattcattcaacacgtaCTGAATATCCACGGGCAGGGCATTGCCTCCCTGGGTGAGACCAacacatcttcctttttttttttttttttttttttgcggtactcgggcctctcactgttgtggcctctcccattgcggacggagcacaggctccggacgcgcaggctcagcggccatggctcacgggcccagccgctctgcggcatgtgggatcctcccagaccggggcacgaacccgcatcccctgcatcagcaggcggactctcaaccactgcgccaccagggaagcccacatcttcCTATTTTAAAGTTCCTCTTCCCATCAGCTGACTCTCTCCCTTCATACCTGACATGGTCTGGAGCTCCCTGGTTTTGTCTTCCTCATTCAGCTCAACTTGACAGCCCAACCCATCTCTCCAAGTGAGAGACACTTGGGTTTATCAGGGCAAGGCTATCCAGAGCCATGTGAGATATTTGCAATGTGAGAAGTGGAAATTAACAGATTCTCTCCAAGAAAAGAAGGAGTATTTGCCTTCACGGAGGCAAAATTCATGAGAGTAGGTAGCAATGTGAGGGTATAGAGATCAGGAAATTGGAATGTGTacagtaaagagaaataaagttgttttttaatatatctattaGGTGCCGGGAACTTTCCAATCTGTTTTTAGTTAACTGGCCAAACCATGCTTTGCAGCGGTTGTTTACAAATGAAACAGGCTCAGGAAGGTTAACGGAtttacctgaggtcacacagctaatacgTGGCTGAGCCAGGCTACGAGTGCAGGTGTTTTGACTCCAAGCTTAGTGCTCCTTCCATTATATCACAGCTGCCTGGATGGAGAGAggttcttccctcttccctctgggtTCAAGAACCCTAAAGCTTAACTGGATGACGAAGCTGAAGATAGAGCCTGTGGTTGAGGTCTGCAAGGCACACCGGGGCTTGGCCTCCAGCCACCGACTCTTTGCTTTGCAGAGCTGCACCAGGCCAACAGCTCCCCGCTGCTCCGGGCCAGCCACCCTGTGGAGCTCTGGGCCTGTGAGTTGGGCAACAGAGGCTCCAAGAACCTTTCCCAAAGCCCAGGTGAGAGGAGGGCGCTACGAGGCAGGTGAGGGGCTGAGGCAGGGTGTGGGGCTTCTCCTGTCTCTGTGGAGGCTGGCTGGGTGCAGACAGGACTCTGAGGGGCTGGATAGACAGGCAAACTGGGGCCCGGGGCTGACGGGGGTTCTGCTATCTCACGCCCAGCCTGTCGTTCCCCAGGAGCTGTGCCCTGGGCCCTGGTTGCCTGGCGGGCCCTGGGACCACAGCTCCTCGGCTCCCCCAGTGAGCTGGTGACTCACCCTCTCCCCGCAGCACCCCTCCCTCCTCGTGGACCCCCCGCTCAGAGTCAACAGACCCAGTAAGAGGGCATGGGGTCAGGACGCAGGGCTGGGCACTGGGGGTGTGGGGTGTCTGCTGAGCGTggacggggctgggggaggggtggcaggggcCAGAAGGACGGCACTAACCATCCTGCCATCTTACCCCAATCAGGCAATCGGTGGAGCCCCAAGCCCCCTCCTGCCACCCACTGCCAGCAGCCCCCGTCCCCGCCTTTATCCCCTCCggtccccccagcccctccagtCCCCAGGCCTCTTCCCTCTCTGGTCCCAGCCCAGCATCCAGTCGCCTATCCAGCTCATCACTGTCATCCCTGGGGGAGGATCAAGACAGTGTGCTGACCCCTGAGGAGGTGGCCCTGTGCCTGGAGCTCAGTGAGGGTGAGGAGACCCCCAGGTGAGTGGCCAGAGGGGGAACCAAAGGATACAGATAGGAGCGCGAGACAGGAGTATGCCTAGGTCTGCTGCCTCCACCCTCCTCAACGGGGCTGTTTCTGCCACTccacgccccgccccccaccccgaccgCGTCCCATCCCCCGTTTTGCCTCTTCCTAGGAACAGTGTCTCTCCATTGCCAAGGGCTCCTTCACCCCCCATCACCTATGGCTACATCAGCGTCCCGACGGCCTCGGAGCTAGCGGACATGGGCAGGCCTGGAGCGGGGGTGGGGTCCGAGGTGAGGGGCTTGCTGTGCCCACCTCGGCCctgccccacacccacccccagcGAGGGCTCCTTGGCCAATGGCTGGGGCTCAGCATCTGAGGACAACGCCCCCAGCGCCAGAGCCAGCCTGGTCAGCTCCTCCGACGGCTCCTTCCTCGCCGACGCCCACTTTGCCCGGGCCCTGGCCGTGGCTGCGGACAGCTTTGGCTTtgggctggagcccagggaggCAGACTGCGTCTTCACAGGTACGTGAGATCACTGTCTTCCTCCTCATCCCCACCGCCTGGAGCGGACACAGCTTCTCCCCAACCAAGAGGCAAAGCATCCCAAGCACCGTCCTCGTGGTCGTCATCCCTAAAACAGCtacttgtgtgtttttttgcggtacgcgggcctctcactgtcgtggcctctcccgttgcggagcacaggctccggacgcgcaggctcagcggccgtggctcacgggcccagccgctccgcggcatgtgggatcttcccggaccggggcacgaacccgcgtcccctgcatcggcaggcggactctcaaccactgcgccaccagggaagcccaaacagcTAGTTTTTATTGAGGGATGACTATGTCCCAGGCACTATgataagtgctttacatacactCAACATTAACAGCAACTCTCTGTAGAATATTCTTTGTCGTTCCtttccaaatgaagaaactgtAAGTCCAACAGCTTTATcagcttgctcaaggtcacctacCAGAACAGGATAAATTGTTCAAGTTAAAATCCCAGAGGCAGCCGATTGTACAGTCCATTCTGCTACCTCCAGGACCCTCTTACCAGATGTGGGTCTCCAGGAAACGTTGCTCCCCAGCCCAGTGACTCAGATTCGTCCCCACTGTGGGAAGGTCTGTTTTCTTGCATGCGTCCCCCTGTGCTTTCAAGGCCTTCTTCCTGTCCTGTGTGTGGCAGGGTGGGAAGTGACTGGGCGGCCTGTTTCACGTGTCTAGCAGGTGGGACCATCATCCCCAAATCAACAGAAGGTAGTCAGGGCTCCCCGTGGCCCTTTGGAGTGCCCTTCCTCAGACACTCTATTAGATCCCCTAAACCCATCTTACGAACCCTAACTCTACATTTTGCCCCCCACAAAAAAGCAGTCAGACTTGTGGTAGATAGGAGAGCAAGGATTACCTAGGACAGAAGGCCAGGGCTGGGCTAGGACAAAAGAACTCAAGCTGTTCTCTGAAGAAACCAGTGGACATCTTCCTTTCCCTGGGGCAGAGGCTCCTGTGGATGTGGCCACTGGGGGTGATGGACCGAGTGGGGCTGGGTTATGTCTAGGGTTGGGTGTATGCCTTAAGCAGCCCCAAGCTTTCTGCCCTAAACTGGTCCATAAGGGTGAAGGACAACCCTCCACAGATACCTCTACCCTCCCTGACAGATGCTTTGTCGCCTCCCTCCCCCCGGGATGACCTCTTCATGAACTccgccctctccctgcccccgtGGGAGTGGAGGTCAGACTGGTTGGAGGACATGGAGAAAAACCACACCAAGTGGCTGGGAAGGGGGCTGCCTCCCTGGCCTTCCACCTCCCGGATCTCATCCCAGAGAAGTCATCTCAGCTGTCCTGCACCCAAGGCCGGCGGTAAGCGTCTGGCTGGCTAGCTGATGTGGCGATCTTGACTGCAGGGGTTCTTGGCAGTGGGATGGGGTCCAAGAGGGCACCTGGGGTCTGGCAGGAGAGCTAAGGAGCTGGGGGATAAATCCATCCTCCTTCAACTTCTCCTACAGACTCCTCATGAACTGATCCCGAGACTGCCAAGAGGAGAATCAGAACCCTCTCCCCTGTCAGCCACCAGCCTGGGCTGTGGACTGTGGGTCTTGATCTCTGCATCTCTGCAGTCAGGGTccacctctcccagcctccagagttCTCCGTCCCGGATTGTGAAAACAAacgaaagcaaaacaaaatatgaacaaagcGGACCTGGAGCCCCCCGGGGGGAAAAAATCATCTCCACCTGACTCCCAGCCCTTGCTTTTCCCACTGCTTCATCCACGTCCACAGCCAGGTCATTTGGGCCTAAGAAGCAGCCCTAAATCCTGATCTCCCCACCCACTTGGATCACGGGAAGTGGAGGGGCCAAATGTCTGCCTGGAGGACAACAGTGGCTCATGGGAGAGGGCTGTGGAGGAAGGAGCTTCTCATCTCAGGGCCTCCCCTCTCTGCCTTTTCTGGACGATTCCTAGCTCTCTCCCCAAACACACCACGAAGGGACATAAAGAGAGACTCCACTGAGGCAGTGAGGCCCTATCTCAGCACCAAGACAAAGGATGAGTCTAGGGAGGAAGATGAAGGAGGAGTGACAAACGTGGGACAAATACACCCTCCTCATACTCTTATCACTATAAGCTTAAGGAATTTGATACCATAAAGCTACGATGACTTGAGTTCTATGAGGTCACTCTGTGGGCCACCATCATGAGACCTCTCGGCGGAGCACCACCCTCGGGAGGGCTCCTGGGTTAGAAAGGGATCGAGTGTTCACTGACACTCTGGGTGTCACTCCTTTCTGTTCTGTTATGAAGGGGGGAATTACTTGCATCTTTCAGACTTTAAGCAGAATGCaggaaagggaggggtgggggattTTCGGGGTCTGCTGGTCTTAGCAACTTGTCCTGTGAAGACAACTCCTGCTTTCAGGGGTCCCAGGGGTGGGGGATTTTCGGGGTCTGCTGGTCTTAGCAACTTGTCCTGTGAAGACAACTCCTGCTTTCAGGGGTCCCAGGGGTGGGGGATTTTCGGGGTCTGCTGGTCTTAGCAACTTGTGCTGTGAAGACAACTCCTGCTTTCAGGGGTCCCAGCTGCCCTCCCCAAAGACCAGTCCCAGATGGTTTCTTAAAATAGACAAAGCAGCTAAGTTTCACAAAAGGTAGAACCACCTGTAAGGGTTGGCTAGTGGGCACCCTTCAgacaaaaaacagaacagaggAATGGAGGGGCAGGACTTCCAGAGCCTGAGCCACAGAAAACCACTGGAGGGTAGGCAGGGCTGCATCCTTCTCGCTTGGCGGGAAAGGT carries:
- the ROBO4 gene encoding roundabout homolog 4 isoform X5, whose protein sequence is MGSGGVGLLGDRQPLPLLLLLVTGGMAQDSPPQILVHPEDQLLQGPGPAKMSCQASGQPPPTIRWLLNGHPLSMVPPDIHHLLPDGTLLLLRPPPRGRTHDDQVLSTDLGVYTCEASNRLGTAVSRGARLSVAVLREDFQVQPRDAVATVGEQVILQCGPPWGHPEPTVSWWKDGKPLALQPGRHSVSRGSLLMARAEKSDAGTYMCVATNSAGRRESRAARVSVQEPQDHKEPLELLAVRIQLENVTLLNPDPAKGTKLGPAVWLSWKVSGPAAPAQSYTALFRTPAAPGGQGAPWAEALLAGWQSAELEGLQWGQDYEFKVRPSSGRAQGPDSNVLLLRLPEQVPSAPPQEVTLKPGNGSVLVSWVPPPAENHNGIIRGYQVWSLGNTSLPPANWTVAGEQTRLEIATRVPGSYCVQVAAVTGAGAGQPSSPVCLFLEQAVEQAAQEPSAHGPWTLEQLRAALRRPEVIASGGVVLWLLLLGTAVCIHRRRRAGVHLGPGLYRHTSEDAILKHRMDHSDSPWLADTWRSTSGSRDLSSSSSLSSRLGMDPRDPLDSRRSLISWDPRSPGVPLLPDTSTFYGSLINELPSSPAARPSPQAPAARRLTPQLARLSSPWASSDSLCGRRGLPSPRLSLAPAEAWKAKKKQELHQANSSPLLRASHPVELWACELGNRGSKNLSQSPGAVPWALVAWRALGPQLLGSPSELVTHPLPAAPLPPRGPPAQSQQTQQSVEPQAPSCHPLPAAPVPAFIPSGPPSPSSPQASSLSGPSPASSRLSSSSLSSLGEDQDSVLTPEEVALCLELSEGTVSLHCQGLLHPPSPMATSASRRPRS
- the ROBO4 gene encoding roundabout homolog 4 isoform X4; its protein translation is MGSGGVGLLGDRQPLPLLLLLVTGGMAQDSPPQILVHPEDQLLQGPGPAKMSCQASGQPPPTIRWLLNGHPLSMVPPDIHHLLPDGTLLLLRPPPRGRTHDDQVLSTDLGVYTCEASNRLGTAVSRGARLSVAVLREDFQVQPRDAVATVGEQVILQCGPPWGHPEPTVSWWKDGKPLALQPGRHSVSRGSLLMARAEKSDAGTYMCVATNSAGRRESRAARVSVQEPQDHKEPLELLAVRIQLENVTLLNPDPAKGTKLGPAVWLSWKVSGPAAPAQSYTALFRTPAAPGGQGAPWAEALLAGWQSAELEGLQWGQDYEFKVRPSSGRAQGPDSNVLLLRLPEQVPSAPPQEVTLKPGNGSVLVSWVPPPAENHNGIIRGYQVWSLGNTSLPPANWTVAGEQTRLEIATRVPGSYCVQVAAVTGAGAGQPSSPVCLFLEQAVEQAAQEPSAHGPWTLEQLRAALRRPEVIASGGVVLWLLLLGTAVCIHRRRRAGVHLGPGLYRHTSEDAILKHRMDHSDSPWLADTWRSTSGSRDLSSSSSLSSRLGMDPRDPLDSRRSLISWDPRSPGVPLLPDTSTFYGSLINELPSSPAARPSPQAPAARRLTPQLARLSSPWASSDSLCGRRGLPSPRLSLAPAEAWKAKKKQELHQANSSPLLRASHPVELWACELGNRGSKNLSQSPAPLPPRGPPAQSQQTHPASSRLSSSSLSSLGEDQDSVLTPEEVALCLELSEGEETPRNSVSPLPRAPSPPITYGYISVPTASELADMGRPGAGVGSEVRGLLCPPRPCPTPTPSEGSLANGWGSASEDNAPSARASLVSSSDGSFLADAHFARALAVAADSFGFGLEPREADCVFTDALSPPSPRDDLFMNSALSLPPWEWRSDWLEDMEKNHTKWLGRGLPPWPSTSRISSQRSHLSCPAPKAGDSS
- the ROBO4 gene encoding roundabout homolog 4 isoform X3; this encodes MGSGGVGLLGDRQPLPLLLLLVTGGMAQDSPPQILVHPEDQLLQGPGPAKMSCQASGQPPPTIRWLLNGHPLSMVPPDIHHLLPDGTLLLLRPPPRGRTHDDQVLSTDLGVYTCEASNRLGTAVSRGARLSVAVLREDFQVQPRDAVATVGEQVILQCGPPWGHPEPTVSWWKDGKPLALQPGRHSVSRGSLLMARAEKSDAGTYMCVATNSAGRRESRAARVSVQEPQDHKEPLELLAVRIQLENVTLLNPDPAKGTKLGPAVWLSWKVSGPAAPAQSYTALFRTPAAPGGQGAPWAEALLAGWQSAELEGLQWGQDYEFKVRPSSGRAQGPDSNVLLLRLPEQVPSAPPQEVTLKPGNGSVLVSWVPPPAENHNGIIRGYQVWSLGNTSLPPANWTVAGEQTRLEIATRVPGSYCVQVAAVTGAGAGQPSSPVCLFLEQAVEQAAQEPSAHGPWTLEQLRAALRRPEVIASGGVVLWLLLLGTAVCIHRRRRAGVHLGPGLYRHTSEDAILKHRMDHSDSPWLADTWRSTSGSRDLSSSSSLSSRLGMDPRDPLDSRRSLISWDPRSPGVPLLPDTSTFYGSLINELPSSPAARPSPQAPAARRLTPQLARLSSPWASSDSLCGRRGLPSPRLSLAPAEAWKAKKKQELHQANSSPLLRASHPVELWACELGNRGSKNLSQSPGAVPWALVAWRALGPQLLGSPSELVTHPLPAAPLPPRGPPAQSQQTHPASSRLSSSSLSSLGEDQDSVLTPEEVALCLELSEGEETPRNSVSPLPRAPSPPITYGYISVPTASELADMGRPGAGVGSEVRGLLCPPRPCPTPTPSEGSLANGWGSASEDNAPSARASLVSSSDGSFLADAHFARALAVAADSFGFGLEPREADCVFTDALSPPSPRDDLFMNSALSLPPWEWRSDWLEDMEKNHTKWLGRGLPPWPSTSRISSQRSHLSCPAPKAGDSS